CCGCCGTCGCCGCCGTCGACCGGCATGCCGCCGAGCTCACCCGGTTGTCCGACCAGATCTGGGAATACGCGGAAACCGCGCTGCGCGAACACCGGTCCTCGAAACTGCTGGCCGACTACGCCGAATCGCAGGGTTTCTCCGTGACGCGCAATGTGTCGGGCATGCCGACGGCCTTCGTCGCGCGGTTTGGCACCGGCAAACCCGTCATCGGCATCATGGGCGAATACGACGCGTTGCCCGGCGTGTCGCAGAAGGCGCAGGCCGAGAAGAGCCCGCTGGTCGAGGGCGGCGCCGGCCATGGCTGCGGCCACAACCTGTTCGGTGCGGCCAGCCTCGGCGCCGCGCTTGCCATCAAAGAGCGGATTGCCGCCGGCAAGCTCAAGGGCAGCGTCATCTTTTTTGGCACGCCGGCGGAGGAAGCCGTAGGCGGCAAGACGTTCATGGCGCGCGACGGCGTGTTCAATGAGGTCGACGTGATGTTCGCGTGGCACCCGGGCGACACGTCCCGCGCCGACATGGTGACCGCCCAGGCCATGGTCGACCTGCGCGTCGAGTTCCACGGCCGCGCCGCGCACGCGGCGGCGGATCCCTGGAACGGCCGCAGTGCGCTCGACGGCGTCGAGGCCTTCACGCACGGCGTGAATCTCATGCGGGAGCACATGCCCTTGTCCTCGCGCGTGCACTACGTGATCACGGATGGCGGCGACGTGCCGAACGTCGTGCCCGATCACGCCGCGGTGTGGATCTGGGCGCGCGACCAGAAGCGCAGTGAAGTCGAACAGCTGTACGGGCGCCTCCGCAAGATCGCCGAAGGCGCAGCGCTGATGACCGAGACGAAGGTCGACGTGAAACTGCAGAGCGGCAGCTGGGAAGTGCTGTTGAACAAGACCGGCGCGCAGCTGCTCGACGCGAACCTGCGCTGGATCGGCACCCCGACCTACACCGCCGACGAGGACGCGTTCGCGAAAAAGATCCAGGCCGCGACGGAGGTGTCCGCGGTCGGAATGGATCGCGGCATCGAGTCGCTCGACGGGCAGATCGAAGAGGGTGGTTCCACCGATGTGGGCGACGTCAGCTGGGTCGTGCCGACGCTGAATCTCACCGTGGTCACCGCGCCGAAGGCCACGCCCTGGCACGCCTGGCCCGTGGTGGCCACCGGCGGCATGTCGATCGGCCACAAGGGGATGATCGTCGCCGCGAAGACGCTGGCCGCGACCATGGTGGATCTGTACGAGCAGCCGCCGGCGCTGCGTGCGGTGCGCGCGGAGTTCGAGCAGCGACGCGGCGGGGCGGTCTTCAAGGCCTATCTACCCGACGGTCCGCCGCCGCTGCCGCAGGAATGACCGGATAATCGCATGCCCGGCGAGCAACAGGTCCAGGCGACTCTGAAAGACGAGTGGACGTGGAGCGATGCCCACGTGCTGCCCGGGATCGTGGACGTCGCGATCATCGGCGGCGGCATCGTCGGCTGCTCGGCCGCGTATTTTCTCGCGCGCGCGGGCCTGCGCGTCGCGTTGTTCGAAAAAGGCCGGATCGCCGGCGAGCAATCCGGCAGGAACTGGGGCTGGGTGCGGCAGCAAGGCCGTTCACCCATCGAACTACCGCTGATGATGCGCAGCCTGCAGCTGTGGCTCGAGCTGCGCGAGGAACTGGGTGACATCGGCTTCGTGCAGGGTGGATCGCTCTACCTCGCCGAAGACGAGTCGCAACTCGCGGCGCTGGCGGAATGGCTGAGCGTCGCGCGCGAGCATGGGCTCGACACGCGCATGCTCGATGCGCGGGAGCTCGCGGCAATCCTGCGAAGCGAGGCGCGCCGCTGGAGCGGCGCGTTGCACACCGCGAGCGACGCACGCGCCGAACCCAGCCGCGCGGCGCCGGCGATCGCGCGTGCCGCCCAGCGGCGCGGCGCGCAGATCTTCAGCCATTGCGCGGTGCGCGGCATCGATCGCGCCGCCGGCCGCGTCCAGGGTGTGATCACCGAACGAGGGCGCGTCGCGGCGTCCATGGTTGTTTGCGCCGGCGGCGCCTGGACGCGCAGCTTCTGCCGATCGCTGGGCATCGACTTCCCGCAATTGACGGTGTTAGGCACCGTCGCCCGCACCGCGCCGGCGCGGGAAATTCTCGCCGGCGAAGCCTGGTGCCCCGCCATCGCGATCCGCCGCCGGGCGGACGGTGGCTACACCGTCGCGCACGGCGGCTCGTTCCTGCATTCATTGACCCCGGACTCGTTGCGCTACGCGCGCAAGTTCTGGCCGGCTTTTCTGCAGGGTCACGACTCGATCCGCGCCCGGCTGAACGGCGGGTTCTTCGAGGCGCTGCGCACGCCCTCGAGCTGGGCGATGGATGAGGTCTCGCCCTTCGAGCGGCGTCGAATGCTGCATCCGGAGCCGGAGAAGCAGGTGCTGCACCAGATGCAGGCGGCGCTCGGGCGCTGTTTCCCGCAGATCGCTGCCGCCGGATTCGTGGAAACCTGGGGTGGAATCATCGAGTCGTCGCCCGACGTGTTGCCGGTGATCTCGCAGGTCGACGGACACGACGGGTTCCTCGTGGCCAGCGGATTCAGCGGACATGGTTTCGGCATTGGTCCCGGCGCCGGTAGACTCATCGCCGACATGGTCCGGGGTGTGGCCGATGGCGACGAGGTACGGTCTTTTCGGTTGCAGCGGTTTTTCGACGGCTCACCGATACATCCGGGTCCTGCCATCTGAGCAAAACGAGATAAAAGGTTGCCGTGAATCCCACCGAACAAGGCGTGTTTGCGAAGCAGTTTCAACCTGCGTTGGCGGCGCGTTTCTATGCGAGCGAAAGCGTGTTCGCGCTCGAGCGCGAGCGGCTGTTCCATGCGCAGTGGTTCTGCGTGGGCCGCGCAGAGCAGGTGCCGGCGCGCGGCGACTGTCTGCACGTGCACGTGGCGGGCGAGAGCGTGTTGATCCTGCGGCAGAAGGACGATTCGCTGCAGGCGTTCTACAACGTCTGTCGGCATCGCGGCAGCCGGCTGGTGCGCACGGCGCCGCTGCCGGATCCGGAACAGCCGGCAGCCACTCGTTCGACTTCGATGCCAACCGGTGTCGTCTGTCCGTATCACGCGTGGACCTACAACCTCGACGGCGGCTTGCGCGCGGCACCGTACGTGCAGTTCGATGCGTCCTGCCCGAAGGAAAATTTCTCTCTTGTGCCGGTTCACCTCGACACCTGGGGCGGCTTCATCTTCGTGAATCTCTCCACCACGCCGGCCCAGTCGCTGCACGAGCAATTGGCGGTGCCGGAGAACAAGCTGGTGCGATACCGGCTCGCGCAGCTGCGCCGCGGTGCGCAGATCGTCTACGACGTGCGCGCCAACTGGAAAGTGATCATGGAGAACTACAACGAGTGTTATCACTGCGGTCCGGTGCACCCGGAGTTGTGCGCGCTGGTGCCGGCATTCCGCGAGCGCGGCGGTGCCGGCCTCGAGTGGGACGATGGCATTCCGCACCGCGCAGGCGCCTGGACTTTCACGATGAGTGGCACTTCCAGTCGCGCGCCGTTTCCCGGGCTCTCCGAGAAGGAGAAGGATCATCACAAGGGCGAAGTCGCATACCCGAACCTGCTGCTGAGCGCCGCGGCGGAACACATTGCCGCATTCACGCTCTGGCCCATGGGTCCGGATCACACGCGCATCGCCTGCGAATTCCTGTTCCATCCGGACGAGATCGCGAAGGCATCTTTTGACCCGGCCGATGTCGTCGACTTCTGGGACATCGTCAACAAACAGGACTGGCAGATCTGCGAGTCGGTGCAGGACGGGATGAAGTCGCGCGGCTTTCGCGGCGGCTTCTATGCGCCGATGGAGGATCCGAGTCTCGACATCCGGCGTTATCTCGAGCGCCACCTCGGCGATCTGTCCAAGGTGAGCTGAGGACTCACGTGACATCCCGATACGACGCCGTCGTCATCGGCGCAGGACACAACGGTCTGACTACCGCGTTCTATCTGGCGCGCGCCGGGCTGCGCACGCTGGTGCTCGAGCGGCGCGAGATCGTCGGTGGTTGTTGCGTCACCGAGGAAATCGATGCCGCGGCGGCGCCCGGGTGCCGCGTGTCCACCGCGTCGTACATGGCCAGCATGTTGCGCCCGGAGATCATCCGCGACCTGCAACTGGATCGGCACGGATTGCGGATGATCGCGGCGGAGCCCACGGTCCAGGCGGTGATGCCCGACGGCGTGATCCTGCCGTGGTGGAGCGATCGCGAGCGCATGCGTGCTCTCCTCATGCGAGTTGCGCCGAAAGACTGCGAGCGTTTCCTGTCGCTGGATGTGCGTCTGAGCGGGCTCGCGCGTCATCTCGAGCCGCTGTTCATGCAGGCGCCGCCCGACCTGCAGCGCGGCGGATTCGCGGGAATGGCCGAGCTGCTGCGCTTCGGCTGGAAATTCCGCGGGCTGAAGGGCCGGCAGGTCGCGGATCTCATCGCCTTCGCCACCGGCAGCCTCGGCGAGTTTCTCGATCGCTCGCTCGAGTCGCCGCACCTCAAGTCGCTGGTGCTGTCCAACAGTCTGTACGGCAAACATGGCGGACCCTACGACGCCGGCACCTTGTTCGGGCTGCTGTTCCACTTGTTAGGCGGCGGTGCCGAGGCGAAGCAGGGCTTCGTCGGGCACGTGATGGGTGGCATGGGCGCCATCACGCAGGCGATGGCCGCAGCATGCGTGGCGCAAGGTGTCGAGATCCGCACCTCGTCGCCCGTGCATCGCGTGACAATCCGATCGGGCCGCGCGCAAGGCGTGGTGTTGGCGGACGGAACGCAGATCGACGCCGCGATCGTCGTTTCCAATGCCGATCCCAAGCGGACGTTTCTCGATCTGGTCGAGGCCGATGAGCTCGACGATCAGTTCCGCGCCGACGTGCGCGGCATCAAGATGGACGGGCCCTGCGGCAAGCTCAACCTGGTGCTGGACGAAGAACCGAAGTTGTCAGGCGGCGATCCCGACGCCGACACCCTGCGCAACGCGCAATTCACGCTCGTGCCCTGGCTCGAAGGAGCGCAACGCTGTTACGAGAGCGCGCGACAGGGCAGAGTGCACGAGCGCCTGTGGATCGATTGCCTGGTGCCCTCGTTGTTGGACCCTTCGCTCGTGACGCCGGGAAAACACGTCATGACCTGTTTCGTGCAGTACCTTCCGGGCAAGCCGGCCGAAGGCTGGGAAAACGCGCGTGAGCCGCTGCGGCGCCAGCTGCTCGCGCACCTGGCCGAACACGTCCCCGCGGTCGGGCGTTCGCTCGTGGCGAGCCGCCTCTATACCCCGGCGGATCTCGAAAACACGTTCGGCATCACCGAAGGCAACATCTTCCATGGCGATCTGCGCCCGGACCAATTGTTCTTCATGCGGCCCGTGCCGGCATATGCGCGTTACGCGACACCGGTCCGCGCGCTGTACCTGTGCGGGGCCGGCACCCATCCGGGCGGCGGCGTGACCGGCGCGCCGGGATTCAACGCGGCGCACCGCATCCTGTCCGACCGCTCCCGCCACCGCGAATTGCGCCAGGCGATGAACGCGTGAGGTGCACATGAGCAGCCCGCGCGCGATCCCGGTGAGATTCCGGATCATGGGCGTGTTGTTCGTGATGTGTTTCGTCAACTATCTACTGCGCAACAACCTGTCGATCGCGATCCCGAGCATCCAGCAGGAATTCAGTTTCAGCAACGCGGAAATCGGCTGGATCCTCGGCAGCTTCAATTTCAGCTATGCGCTGCTGCAGATTCCGGGCGGCATCTTCGGACAGGTCTACGGCCCGCGCCGGGCTCTCACCTTCATCGCCCTGACCTGGGGCGTGCTCACCTTCCTGACCGGATTCATTCCGACACTGTTTGCCGCCTCGGCCACCGGGGTGATGGTCTCGATGCTGGTTACGCGACTGATCCTCGGCGCCACCAACGCGCCGCTGTTTCCGGTCATCGCGGGCACCTTTTCGCGCTGGTTTCCCGAGGGAGGCTGGGGTTTCCCGAACGGGATGTTGAGCGTGGGTCTTGCGCTGGGGCAGGCGGCGATCGGTCCGATCGTGACCTTGCTGATCGTGCACTACGGCTGGCGCGGATCTTTCTATGTCTTCGCGCCGCTCGGCCTCGTCATCGGCGCCTGGTGGTACTGGTACGGTCGCGACCGCCCCGCGCAGCATCCCGACATCACGGCCGAAGAAGTGCGGCTGATCGAGGGCGACCGGCCGGATCGCGAACCGGCGGCCCGCGAGCGCGGCGCCTGGCGCCGCATGCTCGTGCACCGCGACGTGCTGCTGCTCGCCGCCAGCTACTTCTGCATGAACTACGTCTTCTACATGTTCGCGCAATGGTTGTTCACCTACCTGGTGAACGCGCGCGGCTTCTCGCTGCTGGAGAGCGGCTGGCTGTACGTGTTGCCGTTTGCCACCGGCGCCGTGCTCGCGGGCCTCGGCGGCTTCGTCTGCGATGCGTTGTGCAAACGGATCGGCGCGACCTGGGGTTGCCGGTTGCCCGCGATGACCGGGCTGATCCTCGTGGCGATCTTCCTGATCGCCGGCGTCGACGTATCGAATCCGTATGTCGCGGTGGGCCTGCTCTCCCTGTGTTTCGGCTTCACGCAGTTCACCGAAGGCGCCTTCTGGTCGGCGTCGACGTATGTCGCGGGTCCCAACACCTCGGCGGCGACCGGTGTCATGAATACGGGCGGCAATGCCGCCGGTTTCCTGGCGCCGGTAGTTGGACTGATGGTGGATCATCTGGGCTGGCTGGCGACGCTCGCCAGCGGATCGGTGTTCGCCATGATTGGCGCGGGCCTGTGGTTGCTGATCCGGATCGGGCCCGGGACAGCGCCGCGATCCCGGTAAAACACCCGGCCGTTTTATTTTGAGCCGACTTTCCCGCCACTGCGCCTATTGATCCTAGAGCAGCCCATTCGGCTGCCGGTTCGGATCCATGGGTTATGTCCATCAGGCGCTGCGCGCCGGTGGCATGGGGAGGCAGAGATGGGCGTATCGAAATTCTGGCCAGGCGTCGGCCGTCGGCTGCGTTTGCATGTTTTCGCCGGGTTGCTCGCGATGGCGTGTTCCGCGCCGAGCTTCGCGACGCTGATCAAGTACGAAGCCACCCAGGTAAGTGGCAATACCTGGCGCTACGACTACACCGTCGACAACGACACGCTCACCGCTCCAATAGAAGAGTTCACGATCTTCTTCGGCCTCGGTCAGTACGCCAATCTCAGCGGGCTCGGCCTGCCCGGCGACTGGGACGGCTTCATCGCCCAACCCGATCCGCTACTGCCGGACGACGGCTTCATCGACGTGCTCGCGCTGTCGGGGGGCGTGCTGCCGGGGCAGAGTCTCGGCTCCTTCTCGATCCTGTTCGACTGGCTGCTGGACGGGGCGCCGGGCTCGCAGCGTTTCGACATCATCGATCCCGCGTCTTTCACGACCATCGACACAGGCTTCACGTCGCTGGCAGCGGCGGCGACGCCGGTTCCCGAGCCGGCGCCGCTCGCGTTGTTTGGCGCCGGTTTGCTGGCTTTCATCGCGCTGCGCCGTCGCGCGTCTGCGGAGACCCGCGCTCATGCGTGATGCCGTCCGTTCGTGGTCCCTTAATGCGCTGCTCGTTCTGTTGTCGCTGTCTTGGGCCGGCGCGGGCGTCGCGCAGACGCCGTCCGCCTACGTCACCGAGCTCGTGCTGGTTTCCAGTCAGCGTTATTCGAGCTACCTGAGCGACTTCACGTACCGCATCCGCGTCGTGAACCAGGGAGGTGCGCTGACGAATGCCAGCGCGAGCGTGACGAGTTCCATCGCCACCACGACCCTCCTCGACAACGACGTCGTGCTCGGCACGCTCGCCGCGGGCAGCACCAGCGTCAGCACCGATACGTTCACGTTGCGGCAGGATCGCCGCGTCGCGTTCGATCCGGCCCGGTTGAACTGGACGATCAATGCGGTATCCGCCAACACGCGTCCCATCGCGAACGCCGGGCCGGACCAGACAGTGCGCACGGGCGCGTTGGTCGCGTTGAACGGCACCGGCTCGACGGATGCCGACGGCAACCCGCTCACCTATGCGTGGACGATGGTGTCGCGTCCCGCCGGCAGCACCGCGGTGTTGTCATCCAGCACCGCCGGCATGCCAACGTTCAGGCCCGATCGCGGCGGCACCTACGTGCTGAGCCTCGTCGTCAAAGACGGCCGGGTGAGCAGCCTCGCGGACGAGGTCCGCATCTCCACGATCAATTCCACGCCGACTGCCAATGCCGGAGTCGACCGTACGGTCGCGCGCGGCAGTCTCGTCACGCTCGACGGCTCCGCCTCGTCGGATCCCGATATCGATGCGCTGTCGTTCGCGTGGACCCTCGTGTCTGCGCCCGTGGGCAGTACCGCGGTGCTCAGCGGCGCAAACACCGTGCGCCCGACCGTGCGGCTCGAACGCGCCGGCAGTTACCGATTCCGCCTGGTCGTCTCCGACGGCCAGCTCTCCAGCAGTCCCGACGAAGTCACGATCAGCACCGAGAATTCCGCGCCGGTCGCGAATGCGGGGCCGGATCAAACCGTGGCGATCGGTGTGCGGGCGCAGTTCGACGGCAGCGCCTCGAGCGATGCGGACAATGACGCGCTGAGTTTCTCGTGGTCGTGGCAATCGCGTCCGGCGGCCAGCGCGTCGGTGTTGAGTGCCACCAATACGCCCGTGGCGGGCTTCGTGCCCGACAAGGCCGGTCTCTATGTCGGGCAACTCATCGTCAACGACGGGCTGATGAACAGCGTGCCCGATACAGCGGTCGTCACCGTGCCGTTGCCGGTCAATCGTGCGCCGGTTGCCGTGGCGGACGCGGCATCGACACCGGCGGGAACGGCGGTGACGATCAATGTGCTGGCCAACGACAGCGATCCCGATGCGGGACAGACCTTGTCGATTGCGAGCTTCACGCAGCCCGCCAGCGGCGGCGCCGTGACGGCGGTCAGCGGCGGTCTGCGTTTTGCGCCGGCTGCCGGATTCGCCGGCGTTGCGACGTTCGGTTACGTGGTGACCGACG
This sequence is a window from Pseudomonadota bacterium. Protein-coding genes within it:
- a CDS encoding amidohydrolase; translated protein: MRTRLVTVAVAALSVWPLAAAAATPSPNKRAAVAAVDRHAAELTRLSDQIWEYAETALREHRSSKLLADYAESQGFSVTRNVSGMPTAFVARFGTGKPVIGIMGEYDALPGVSQKAQAEKSPLVEGGAGHGCGHNLFGAASLGAALAIKERIAAGKLKGSVIFFGTPAEEAVGGKTFMARDGVFNEVDVMFAWHPGDTSRADMVTAQAMVDLRVEFHGRAAHAAADPWNGRSALDGVEAFTHGVNLMREHMPLSSRVHYVITDGGDVPNVVPDHAAVWIWARDQKRSEVEQLYGRLRKIAEGAALMTETKVDVKLQSGSWEVLLNKTGAQLLDANLRWIGTPTYTADEDAFAKKIQAATEVSAVGMDRGIESLDGQIEEGGSTDVGDVSWVVPTLNLTVVTAPKATPWHAWPVVATGGMSIGHKGMIVAAKTLAATMVDLYEQPPALRAVRAEFEQRRGGAVFKAYLPDGPPPLPQE
- a CDS encoding FAD-binding oxidoreductase; translated protein: MPGEQQVQATLKDEWTWSDAHVLPGIVDVAIIGGGIVGCSAAYFLARAGLRVALFEKGRIAGEQSGRNWGWVRQQGRSPIELPLMMRSLQLWLELREELGDIGFVQGGSLYLAEDESQLAALAEWLSVAREHGLDTRMLDARELAAILRSEARRWSGALHTASDARAEPSRAAPAIARAAQRRGAQIFSHCAVRGIDRAAGRVQGVITERGRVAASMVVCAGGAWTRSFCRSLGIDFPQLTVLGTVARTAPAREILAGEAWCPAIAIRRRADGGYTVAHGGSFLHSLTPDSLRYARKFWPAFLQGHDSIRARLNGGFFEALRTPSSWAMDEVSPFERRRMLHPEPEKQVLHQMQAALGRCFPQIAAAGFVETWGGIIESSPDVLPVISQVDGHDGFLVASGFSGHGFGIGPGAGRLIADMVRGVADGDEVRSFRLQRFFDGSPIHPGPAI
- a CDS encoding aromatic ring-hydroxylating dioxygenase subunit alpha codes for the protein MNPTEQGVFAKQFQPALAARFYASESVFALERERLFHAQWFCVGRAEQVPARGDCLHVHVAGESVLILRQKDDSLQAFYNVCRHRGSRLVRTAPLPDPEQPAATRSTSMPTGVVCPYHAWTYNLDGGLRAAPYVQFDASCPKENFSLVPVHLDTWGGFIFVNLSTTPAQSLHEQLAVPENKLVRYRLAQLRRGAQIVYDVRANWKVIMENYNECYHCGPVHPELCALVPAFRERGGAGLEWDDGIPHRAGAWTFTMSGTSSRAPFPGLSEKEKDHHKGEVAYPNLLLSAAAEHIAAFTLWPMGPDHTRIACEFLFHPDEIAKASFDPADVVDFWDIVNKQDWQICESVQDGMKSRGFRGGFYAPMEDPSLDIRRYLERHLGDLSKVS
- a CDS encoding NAD(P)/FAD-dependent oxidoreductase, yielding MTSRYDAVVIGAGHNGLTTAFYLARAGLRTLVLERREIVGGCCVTEEIDAAAAPGCRVSTASYMASMLRPEIIRDLQLDRHGLRMIAAEPTVQAVMPDGVILPWWSDRERMRALLMRVAPKDCERFLSLDVRLSGLARHLEPLFMQAPPDLQRGGFAGMAELLRFGWKFRGLKGRQVADLIAFATGSLGEFLDRSLESPHLKSLVLSNSLYGKHGGPYDAGTLFGLLFHLLGGGAEAKQGFVGHVMGGMGAITQAMAAACVAQGVEIRTSSPVHRVTIRSGRAQGVVLADGTQIDAAIVVSNADPKRTFLDLVEADELDDQFRADVRGIKMDGPCGKLNLVLDEEPKLSGGDPDADTLRNAQFTLVPWLEGAQRCYESARQGRVHERLWIDCLVPSLLDPSLVTPGKHVMTCFVQYLPGKPAEGWENAREPLRRQLLAHLAEHVPAVGRSLVASRLYTPADLENTFGITEGNIFHGDLRPDQLFFMRPVPAYARYATPVRALYLCGAGTHPGGGVTGAPGFNAAHRILSDRSRHRELRQAMNA
- a CDS encoding MFS transporter — protein: MSSPRAIPVRFRIMGVLFVMCFVNYLLRNNLSIAIPSIQQEFSFSNAEIGWILGSFNFSYALLQIPGGIFGQVYGPRRALTFIALTWGVLTFLTGFIPTLFAASATGVMVSMLVTRLILGATNAPLFPVIAGTFSRWFPEGGWGFPNGMLSVGLALGQAAIGPIVTLLIVHYGWRGSFYVFAPLGLVIGAWWYWYGRDRPAQHPDITAEEVRLIEGDRPDREPAARERGAWRRMLVHRDVLLLAASYFCMNYVFYMFAQWLFTYLVNARGFSLLESGWLYVLPFATGAVLAGLGGFVCDALCKRIGATWGCRLPAMTGLILVAIFLIAGVDVSNPYVAVGLLSLCFGFTQFTEGAFWSASTYVAGPNTSAATGVMNTGGNAAGFLAPVVGLMVDHLGWLATLASGSVFAMIGAGLWLLIRIGPGTAPRSR
- a CDS encoding PEP-CTERM sorting domain-containing protein, which codes for MGVSKFWPGVGRRLRLHVFAGLLAMACSAPSFATLIKYEATQVSGNTWRYDYTVDNDTLTAPIEEFTIFFGLGQYANLSGLGLPGDWDGFIAQPDPLLPDDGFIDVLALSGGVLPGQSLGSFSILFDWLLDGAPGSQRFDIIDPASFTTIDTGFTSLAAAATPVPEPAPLALFGAGLLAFIALRRRASAETRAHA